The Kitasatospora sp. NBC_00374 genome has a segment encoding these proteins:
- the clpS gene encoding ATP-dependent Clp protease adapter ClpS: MSVAPVEIERPEVEGQPVAEPDTPWVTIVHNDPVNLMSYVQYVFQAYFGYPKDKARQLMMDVHTKGRAVVSSGTREEMERDVQAMHGYGLWATLQHD, encoded by the coding sequence GTGAGTGTCGCCCCGGTGGAGATCGAACGGCCCGAGGTCGAGGGCCAGCCGGTGGCGGAGCCGGACACGCCGTGGGTGACCATCGTCCACAACGACCCGGTCAACCTGATGAGTTACGTCCAGTACGTGTTCCAGGCCTACTTCGGGTACCCGAAGGACAAGGCCAGGCAGCTGATGATGGACGTGCACACCAAGGGCCGCGCCGTGGTCTCCAGCGGCACCCGCGAGGAGATGGAGCGCGACGTCCAGGCCATGCACGGCTACGGACTGTGGGCGACCCTCCAGCACGACTGA